Proteins co-encoded in one Candida albicans SC5314 chromosome 3, complete sequence genomic window:
- a CDS encoding uncharacterized protein (Non-catalytic subunit of N-terminal acetyltransferase of the NatC type; flow model biofilm repressed) produces the protein MVLSSLNRLTIDKSRPDFNYETDEDLIDITKEIFASLESITNNKVVKSPYFELLEGTRALEVLNPRLDTGLIKLTPEEITFDCSKPQEVNVIINIQTKLLSNLVNWLESNSLPVTVLSCRYVQTLLVNYLNHENSGLGKFSFYNSRLPAVDYSKDNLNYQFVHRVLKTFTMGLCKFIGFTIYLSRTVLYEEEDLNTKSMNLNFFEDISPVYFIEEINDCIEWILSNDEIIEADTLITQLKIVANLVKFENTFKTTQHTSFMDGKNDIATSDSKFDFCLDAINQITKLQNVKFDDTVIPMGSFSKFIQVDLVNKSIPEKLTSIDLETTWDCLTNIFKTIHRFTNQANSIKSINQLYDFLHYNIKFPIEKFSVFARGFFQLYFIRDNKSIFGSNNVNLPNLVIDWIENVIGKSTIMLGKFENNLSQIKDNVKAEIIKVHNANLNDLESGMYHYLTTFASNPCRSQQLLSKGLVLWDTLQVGWESFEYEMHKTYGVGDEFATGELSISVTSYVYFGKMQLMLELLLNGLSLDLYKPFEMYLIYWYADYLILNIIEHLENRVSQILLGKINHLETNIPKKIKKLKAGPKKDQLKEINLYNQQVIIPQLTATLNFNQDYLIKSLKAMRNLTQCQLKYLSVLSKLQIIDYTKGPINNLTSMENLYYLRMKPWSSIGVPMFPTFEQYQSVLTTNTAPGSNNKLTLMKCLELLASAKNNLVVVEKEYHQLIDYIKRDTKNNFLQDSLIITWYEELISAIEQLNDNISQISKIISLNKDDLKLKNKYKINITQGCHKYFPNISIIPCIGK, from the exons ATGGTTTTGCTGTCGTTAA ATCGATTAACCATTGATAAATCCAGACCTGATTTCAATTATGAAACAGACGAggatttgattgatattacaaaagaaatatttgcTTCCCTAGAGAGTATTACCAACAATAAAGTAGTCAAATCTCCGTACTTTGAATTATTGGAAGGAACCAGAGCTTTGGAAGTTCTCAATCCAAGATTGGACACTggattaataaaattaacaCCGGAAGAAATCACGTTTGATTGTAGCAAACCACAAGAAGTAAATgtcattatcaatattcaaACTAAGCTATTATCCAATTTGGTAAACTGGTTAGAAAGTAATAGTTTGCCTGTTACGGTGTTGAGTTGTCGATATGTTCAAACATTATTAgtcaattatttgaatcatGAAAATTCCGGGCTAGGGAAATTCTCATTTTACAATTCCAGATTACCTGCAGTTGATTATCTGAAAgataatttaaattatcaatttgttcatcGAGTATTGAAAACGTTTACCATGGGATTATGTAAGTTTATTGGATTTACTATATATTTGTCAAGAACGGTATTgtatgaagaagaagatttgaatACCAAATCGatgaatttaaatttttttgaagaCATATCTCCTGTTTActttattgaagaaatcaatgatTGTATTGAATGGATACTAAGTAACGATGAGATTATTGAAGCTGATACTTTGATCACccaattaaaaattgttgccAACTTGgtcaaatttgaaaatactTTCAAAACCACACAGCATACAAGTTTTATGGATGGAAAGAATGATATAGCAACTTCTGATtctaaatttgatttttgtcTAGATgcaattaatcaaataacTAAATTACAAAACGTCAAATTTGATGACACGGTTATCCCAATGGGTTCATTCtcaaaatttattcaaGTTGATTTAGTAAATAAAAGCATTCCTGAAAAATTGACTAGCATTGATTTAGAAACTACTTGGGATTGTTTAActaatatttttaaaactaTTCACAGATTCACCAACCAAGCAAATTccatcaaatcaattaatcaattatacGATTTTTTGcattataatattaaattccccattgaaaaattttcgGTGTTCGCTAGAGGGTTTTTCCAATTGTATTTTATACGTGAtaacaaatcaatatttggtTCAAATAATGTCAATTTACCAAATTTAGTTATTGATTGGATTGAAAATGTAATTGGTAAAAGCACTATTATGTTAggtaaatttgaaaataatttatccCAAATTAAAGATAATGTCAAAGcagaaattattaaagtGCATAATGCAAATCTCAATGATTTAGAAAGTGGCATGTATCATTATTTGACGACATTTGCCAGTAATCCTTGTCGACTgcaacaattattatccAAGGGGTTAGTTTTGTGGGACACTTTGCAAGTTGGTTGGGAATCATTTGAATATGAAATGCATAAAACATATGGTGTTGGTGATGAGTTTGCCACTGGTGAGCTTAGTATCAGTGTCACGTCCTACGTTTATTTTGGTAAAATGCAATTGATGttagaattattattgaatggACTTTCATTGGATCTTTATAAACCATTTGAAATGTATTTGATCTATTGGTATGCagattatttgattttaaatattattgaacATTTAGAAAACAGAGTATCACAGATTTTATTGGGGAAAATCAATCATTTAGAAACCAATATTCctaaaaaaatcaaaaaattgaaagcGGGACCTAAAAAAGATCAATTAAaggaaatcaatttatataatcaaCAAGTGATAATTCCACAATTAACTGCAACTTTAAATTTTAATCAAGATtatttaatcaaatcattgaaaGCTATGCGTAATTTAACTCAATGTCAATTAAAATATCTTTCGGTATTATCGAAATTACAAATCATTGACTACACAAAGGGACCCATCAATAATCTCACATCAATGGAGAATCTATATTATCTTAGAATGAAACCATGGTCATCAATAGGAGTTCCAATGTTCCCAACTTTTGAACAATATCAATCTGTTTTAACTACTAATACAGCACCTGGTCTGAACAATAAATTAACTTTAATGAAATGTCTTGAATTGTTGGCAAGTGCAAAAAATaatcttgttgttgttgaaaaagaatatcatcaattgattgattatattaaaCGAGAcaccaaaaataattttttacaagattcattaattattacttggtatgaagaattgatttctgcaattgaacaattaaatgataatatatcacaaatttcaaagattatttcattaaataaagatgatttgaaattgaaaaataaatataaaataaatatcacCCAAGGGTGTCATAAATATTTCCCAAACATTTCCATTATTCCATGTATAGGTAAGTAA
- the CAP1 gene encoding DNA-binding transcription factor (AP-1 bZIP transcription factor; apoptotic, oxidative stress response/resistance, multidrug resistance; nuclear in oxidative stress; complements S. cerevisiae yap1 mutant; oralpharyngeal candidasis-, human neutrophil, Spider biofilm induced) yields MTDIKRNFSDIASPANLDDTKKLHVDSTATTKVGRKPIDTEPKSKRTAQNRAAQRAYRERKERKMKELEDKVRLLEDANVRALTETDFLRAQVDVLKNELAKYTGGSDFSDLNLPTKVGHLSHPNNHHSNVSTGTPHGSMSSSNSVASLDNDKPSSASSVSNNSPGFAFDNPWSKDNIQKLKHQHQQQQQKVPQGVPDLVSGSSSSSTPLNDNLLVTPESLTGLSTSSKYTGQNNVPTNLDFTNQFDEQVDPFCVKLNEACGTKSNPVPKFKRSGSKANTSVTNNSPLAHLVSPESQQYTNSSNIDFMNDPFFNGVGTDYNFNFDSKNGSIQDPLSFLQDDNFDLALAFGDPSPTGNEAEADPISLLTTEESIYDPLTNNSDKLCSTVKADDVNTDFNFNDFVKNSLPEKQEKGKYEPPSTSKTTNNNEEEDKDEVVPAPPQTLKCSEIWDRITSHPKYTELDIDGLCNELKSKAKCSEKGVVINTADVNQLLERSIKH; encoded by the coding sequence ATGACAgatattaaaagaaatttttcagaTATTGCCTCACCAGCAAATCTAGATGATACCAAGAAACTTCACGTAGATTCTactgcaacaacaaaagtGGGCAGAAAACCAATCGATACCGAACCTAAATCAAAGAGAACTGCTCAAAATAGAGCTGCTCAAAGGGCATACCGTGAACGTAAAGAACGTAAAATGAAAGAGTTGGAAGATAAGGTAAGATTATTAGAAGATGCAAATGTCAGAGCACTAACTGAAACCGATTTTTTACGAGCTCAAGTAGACGTGTTGAAAAATGAGTTGGCTAAATATACTGGTGGTAGCGATTTTCtggatttgaatttacCTACTAAAGTTGGTCATTTATCACATCCAAATAATCATCACAGTAATGTTTCTACAGGTACACCTCATGGTTCAATGTCATCTTCTAACTCTGTTGCAAGTTTAGATAATGACAAACCTTCCAGTGCTTCATCGGTATCAAACAATTCACCTGGTTTTGCTTTTGATAATCCTTGGTCTAAAGATAACATACAAAAGTTAAAGCACCagcatcaacaacaacaacaaaaggtTCCCCAAGGTGTGCCGGATTTGGTGCTGGGttcatcttcatcgtcTACACCTTTAAATGACAATTTATTGGTCACTCCTGAATCGTTGACTGGCTTGTCTACATCGAGTAAATATACTGGCCAGAATAATGTACCAACCAATTTGGATTTCACCAATCAGTTTGATGAACAAGTTGATCCATTTTGTgttaaattgaatgaagcATGTGGAACCAAAAGTAACCCAGTGCCCAAATTTAAACGTTCAGGTTCTAAAGCAAATACTTCAGTAACAAATAATTCCCCACTTGCCCACTTGGTATCACCGGAATCTCAACAATATACCAATTCTTCTAATATCGACTTTATGAATGatccatttttcaatggtgTGGGAACTGATTATAactttaattttgataGCAAGAATGGTTCCATTCAAGATCCTTTATCGTTTCTTCAGGATGACAACTTTGATCTTGCATTGGCATTTGGTGATCCAAGTCCTACTGGTAATGAAGCAGAAGCCGAtccaatttcattattaacaaCAGAAGAATCTATATATGATCCATTGACAAACAACAGTGATAAACTTTGTAGTACGGTTAAAGCTGATGATGTTAATACTGacttcaatttcaatgattttgtCAAGAATTCATTACCTGAAAAACAAGAGAAAGGTAAATATGAACCaccatcaacatcaaagactacaaataataatgaagaagaagataaagatGAAGTTGTGCCGGCACCTCCACAAACACTCAAATGTAGTGAAATTTGGGATAGAATAACGTCACATCCAAAATATACTGAACTTGATATTGATGGGTTGTGTAATGAGTTGAAAAGTAAAGCTAAATGTTCTGAAAAGGGAGTAGTGATAAATACTGCTGATGTGAATCAATTACTAGAGCGAAGTATAAAACATTAA
- a CDS encoding deoxyhypusine synthase (Deoxyhypusine synthase; catalyzes formation of deoxyhypusine, the first step in hypusine biosynthesis; Spider biofilm repressed) translates to MSGSGKLPGLASDAVLKQSIPVPEDFQEVKGIDYSQDNAYNMRAKDLIKSMSTMGFQASSLSQACDIIDNMRSWRGKHKDTLEEHEQTGEFDDEGYQKTTIFMGYTSNLISSGLRDTLRYLVQHKMVSAIVASAGGVEEDLIKVLAPTYMGDFTLPGKGLRDQGMNRIGNLLVPNDNYCKFEEWIVPILDKCLEEQEEAMKKLGPKGLIAGSEAIWTPSKLIDRLGKEINDESSVLYWAHKNKIPIFCPALTDGSIGDMLFFHTFKASPQQLRLDIVADIRKINSMSMAASKAGMIILGGGLIKHHICNACLMRNGADYAVYINTGQEFDGSDAGARPDEAISWGKIKAEAKSVKVYADVSLVFPLIVAATFASEKPQN, encoded by the coding sequence ATGAGTGGTTCAGGAAAATTACCAGGTTTGGCCTCTGATGCCGTATTAAAACAATCTATTCCAGTCCCAGAAGATTTCCAAGAAGTTAAGGGGATTGACTATTCTCAAGACAATGCCTATAATATGAGAGCAAAAgatttaatcaaatctATGTCAACCATGGGATTTCAagcatcatcattatcacaAGCTTgtgatattattgataatatgaGATCTTGGAGAGGTAAACATAAGGATACATTAGAAGAACATGAACAAACTGgtgaatttgatgatgaaggtTATCAAAAAACCACGATATTCATGGGTTATACatccaatttgatttcatcgGGATTAAGAGATACTTTACGTTATTTGGTACAACATAAAATGGTGAGTGCTATTGTTGCTAGTGCAGGAGGggtagaagaagatttaattaaagTTTTAGCACCAACTTATATGGGAGATTTTACTTTACCTGGTAAAGGATTACGTGATCAAGGAATGAATAGAATTGGCAATTTGCTAGTTcctaatgataattattGTAAGTTTGAAGAATGGATTGTTCCTATTTTAGATAAATGTTtagaagaacaagaagaagcaatgaaaaaattgggtCCTAAAGGATTAATTGCTGGTTCCGAGGCTATTTGGACCCCATCgaaattaattgatcgGTTAGGtaaagaaatcaatgatGAATCTTCAGTTTTATATTGGGCtcacaaaaacaaaatccCAATTTTCTGTCCAGCTTTAACCGATGGGTCTATTGGTGATATGTTATTCTTTCATACTTTTAAAGCATCTCCACAACAATTAAGATTAGATATAGTGGCTGATATAAGAAAAATCAACTCAATGTCTATGGCTGCATCTAAAGCTGGTATGATTATTTTGGGAGGTGGATTGATCAAACATCATATTTGTAATGCCTGTTTGATGAGAAATGGTGCTGATTATGCTGTTTATATCAACACTGGACAAGAATTTGATGGATCTGATGCTGGTGCTAGACCAGATGAAGCTATTTCATGGGGGAAAATAAAGGCTGAAGCAAAATCAGTGAAAGTTTATGCCGATGTAAGTTTAGTATTTCCTTTAATAGTCGCTGCTACTTTTGCTAGTGAAAAGCCACAGAATTGA
- a CDS encoding uncharacterized protein (Putative ubiquinone oxidoreductase; repressed by nitric oxide; Hap43p-repressed), whose translation MSTSIFRTLKNIYSSGLKRAAWQIHHHNDTKRGWLVGIDDFGNKYYETDAPEEIHLRTRWVEYSQWNQDMSQVEPGWHYWLGYGTNTPPNALIGDAKTTRAYPLPAHHKPNLTNTPGAYVCYNTAKPKFKSWTPEVKERA comes from the coding sequence ATGTCAACTTCAATTTTCCGTacattaaaaaatatttattcatcAGGTTTAAAAAGAGCCGCATGgcaaattcatcatcacaaCGATACCAAACGAGGTTGGTTAGTTGGAATAGATGATTTTGGTAATAAATATTATGAAACTGATGCCCCAGAAGAAATTCATTTACGTACAAGATGGGTTGAATATTCTCAATGGAACCAAGATATGTCACAAGTAGAACCAGGTTGGCATTATTGGTTAGGTTATGGTACTAATACTCCACCTAATGCCTTGATTGGTGATGCTAAAACAACGAGAGCTTATCCTTTACCAGCTCATCATAAACCAAATTTAACTAATACTCCAGGTGCTTATGTTTGTTATAATACTGCTAAaccaaaattcaaatcttgGACTCCTGAAGTGAAAGAAAGAGCTTAA
- a CDS encoding uncharacterized protein (Ortholog of C. parapsilosis CDC317 : CPAR2_405060 and Candida orthopsilosis Co 90-125 : CORT_0C04470) yields the protein MSTKHTQELENLRKLRATLEAIKESTAKMLQDITTIYKDNNPQLLQNSKDFQKALNDL from the coding sequence ATGCTGACTAAACACACTCAAGAGCTTGAAAACTTGCGAAAATTAAGAGCAACACTAGAAGCAATAAAAGAATCAACCGCTAAAATGTTACAAGATATTACAACAATATACAAGGATAACAACCCCcaattattacaaaacTCTAAAGATTTCCAAAAAGctttaaatgatttatga
- the LAP41 gene encoding metalloaminopeptidase (Putative aminopeptidase yscI precursor; mutant is viable; protein present in exponential and stationary growth phase yeast cultures; Spider biofilm repressed): MSNIDDILLGISESLKQLQKASQEKPIEQTQPVQIQNLEVNSTKKFTDDYYSKIADDYIEFTYKNPTIYHVVNFFKSQLESKGFTYLPESKSWADLKAGKYFTTRNGSSLAAFVVGKDWQASKGVGAIGSHIDSLTTVLKPNSTKAKVDGYELLGVAPYAGTLGSVWWDRDLGIGGRLLVKDGKGKVSQHLVDSTPHPIAHIPTLAPHFGAPANGPFNTETQAVPVVGFSGENDKEEEQPTEEEKNAPLYGKHPLKLLRYIAKLANVSVGDILQWDLQLYDVQKGTKGGLNKEFVFAPRVDDRVCSFAALNALIDSTVDNNLAEDSFSIVGLFDNEEIGSLTRQGARGGLIELVVDRVLSSNFYNPEVLDIQESLRLTYANSIVLSADVNHLFNPNFPGVYLEHHKPLPNIGVTLSLDPNGHMATDSIGLALAEELAKKNGDKVQYFQIRNDSRSGGTIGPAISTSTGARTIDLGIPQLSMHSIRATLGSKDIGLGIKFFYGFFKNWRDVYDNFADL, from the coding sequence ATGTCTAACATTGACGATATTCTTTTGGGTATTTCCGAATCTTTAAAACAACTTCAAAAAGCTTCTCAAGAGAAACCAATTGAACAAACTCAACCagttcaaattcaaaacttGGAGGTCAATTCTACCAAAAAATTCACAGATGATTATTATAGTAAAATTGCCGATGATTATATTGAATTCACCTATAAAAACCCAACCATCTATCACgttgttaattttttcaaaagtcAACTTGAACTGAAAGGTTTTACTTATCTCCCAGAAAGTAAATCTTGGGCCGATTTGAAAGCAGGTAAATATTTCACCACTAGAAATGGTTCATCACTTGCCgcatttgttgttggtaaGGATTGGCAAGCTTCAAAAGGGGTTGGTGCCATTGGGTCCCATATTGATTCTCTTACCACTGTTTTGAAACCAAATTCTACAAAGGCTAAAGTTGATGGTTATGAATTATTAGGTGTTGCTCCTTATGCTGGGACATTAGGTAGTGTTTGGTGGGATAGAGATTTAGGAATTGGTGGTAGATTATTAGTTAAAGATGGTAAGGGTAAAGTCAGTCAACATTTGGTGGATTCAACCCCACATCCAATTGCTCATATTCCTACTCTTGCCCCACATTTTGGTGCTCCAGCTAATGGACCTTTTAATACTGAAACGCAAGCTGTACCAGTAGTTGGTTTCTCTGGtgaaaatgataaagaagaagaacaacctactgaagaagaaaagaatgcTCCATTATATGGTAAACATCCATTGAAGTTGTTAAGATATATTGCTAAACTTGCTAATGTTTCAGTGGGTGATATTTTACAATGGGATTTACAACTTTATGACGTTCAAAAGGGTACTAAAGGTGGGCTTAACaaagaatttgtttttgctCCAAGAGTTGACGATAGAGTTTGTTCATTTGCTGCTCTTAATGCATTGATTGATTCTACCGTGGACAACAATTTGGCCGAggattctttttcaattgttgggttgtttgataatgaagaaattggcTCTCTCACTAGACAAGGTGCTAGAGGTggattaattgaattagttGTTGACAGAGTGTTGTCATCTAATTTCTATAATCCAGAAGTTCTTGATATTCAAGAAAGTTTGAGATTGACTTATGCTAATTCTATTGTTTTATCTGCCGATGTTAATCATTTATTCAATCCGAACTTCCCAGGTGTTTATTTGGAACATCATAAACCATTACCAAATATCGGTGTCACCTTATCTTTGGATCCTAATGGTCATATGGCTACTGATTCAATCGGTCTTGCCTTGGCTGAAGAATTGGCCAAAAAGAATGGAGATAAAGTCCAATATTTCCAAATTAGAAACGATTCAAGATCAGGTGGTACTATTGGTCCAGCAATTTCCACTAGTACAGGTGCAAGAACTATTGATTTGGGTATTCCTCAATTGTCTATGCATTCTATAAGAGCTACTCTTGGTAGTAAAGATATTGGATTAGGTATTAAATTCTTCTATGGTTTCTTTAAGAATTGGAGAGATGTCTATGATAATTTTGCTGATTTATAG